GGAGCAGGCTATTCAGTGCTCATTAGAGAAGTATTGTTCAGTAGCATTAATGCTCGAGAAAACGGTAACGGTTAGCCACTCTTATGAAATCGTGACCTCTTGAACTCAGGCATTCTCCCGGGCTTCGATCAGCCTTTTCACCAGCGGCCCCATAATCAGCTCCATGGCCAGGCCCATTTTGCCGCCCGGAACCACCAAAGTATCTACGTGGGAAATGAATGAGCCATTCAGCATGGCCAGCAGCCAGGGGAAATCAATTTTGCCAAGGTTGCGGAAGTGAATAACCACAAAGCTTTCGTCCAGAGAAGGAATCGCCTTGGCGGCAAATGGGTTTGAGGTATCTACCGTTGGTACCCGCTGGAAGTTAATGTGGGTACGGGAGAATTGCGGCGTAATGTAGTTAATATAATCTTCCATGGAGCGTACCACCGAGTCCATCACCGCTTCGCGCGAGTGCCCGCGTTCGCTCATATCGCGCACCAGTTTCTGGATCCACTCCAGGTTGACGATAGGAACAACGCCCACCAGCAGGTCTACGTGGCGAGCCACATCGTGATTTTCCGTTACTACGCCACCGTGTAGCCCTTCGTAGAACAATACATCAGTAGGTTCTGGCAATGGCTGCCATGGGGTGAAAGTGCCGGGAACCTGGTTCCATGGCACCGCTTCATCGTAGGTATGCAGGTATTTTCGCGACTGGCCACGCCCTTCAGCTCCGTAGCGGGAGAAGGTTTCCTCAAGCAAGCGAAAATCATTGGCTTCGGAGCCGAAGTAGCTGATGTGTCGCCCCAAATCCCTGGCTTTGCGAATTTCCAGATCCATCTCAGGCCTGGTATAACGGTGAAAGCTATCGCCCTCCAGTTCAGCAGCGCGTAGCCCAAGCTGGTGGAATATTTTACGGAAGGCCAGGCTGGTGGTAGTGGTTCCGGCTCCGCTGGAACCGGTGACGGCAATAACAGGATGTTTCACTGACATAGAGTACGGCTCCTGAACAACGAAATGTTGACGTGCAGCCGTGCCCCAGAGACGAAGAGAACCTGCGAATTAACGCTGGATGAAACTAACCGCGGAACTGATTGCGGGGCATGATATTGACTGTCTCATGCAACTCAGACCACACCAGAACCGCCTCTCCGCTGGCGAGCTGCCGTTTCACGTCGGCTACTTTCTGAGCGAGCGATTGCTCCTGCTCACCATAATCGGTTCCTTCACGTAACACAAAGGATTCAATTAGATTTTCCAGCGTTTCTGCCGGTATATCTT
This genomic interval from Salmonella enterica subsp. enterica serovar Choleraesuis contains the following:
- a CDS encoding phosphoribulokinase, coding for MSVKHPVIAVTGSSGAGTTTTSLAFRKIFHQLGLRAAELEGDSFHRYTRPEMDLEIRKARDLGRHISYFGSEANDFRLLEETFSRYGAEGRGQSRKYLHTYDEAVPWNQVPGTFTPWQPLPEPTDVLFYEGLHGGVVTENHDVARHVDLLVGVVPIVNLEWIQKLVRDMSERGHSREAVMDSVVRSMEDYINYITPQFSRTHINFQRVPTVDTSNPFAAKAIPSLDESFVVIHFRNLGKIDFPWLLAMLNGSFISHVDTLVVPGGKMGLAMELIMGPLVKRLIEARENA
- the yheU gene encoding UPF0270 protein YheU, which translates into the protein MIIPWQDIPAETLENLIESFVLREGTDYGEQEQSLAQKVADVKRQLASGEAVLVWSELHETVNIMPRNQFRG